The Moraxella osloensis genome contains a region encoding:
- the rpe gene encoding ribulose-phosphate 3-epimerase: MMMNQSEILEDSPKQAPNKFAHPNNDSQFLIAPSILSADFARLGEEVEKVIAAGADVVHFDVMDNHYVPNLTFGSMICQALRDYGITAPIDVHLMVSPVDSMIEQFLKAGASIITFHPEATQHVDRSLQLIKDGGADCGLVLNPATPLHYLDYVMDKVDQILLMSVNPGFGGQAFIDGTLKKIEAVREMIRLSGRNIRLEVDGGIKASNIGAVAEAGADMFVAGSAIFNQPDYRQAIDAMRAELALVSRLPV, from the coding sequence ATGATGATGAACCAGTCTGAAATTCTTGAAGACTCACCTAAACAAGCCCCTAATAAATTTGCCCATCCCAACAATGATAGCCAATTTTTGATTGCTCCTTCGATTTTGTCGGCAGATTTTGCCCGTCTGGGCGAGGAAGTCGAAAAGGTTATTGCCGCAGGTGCAGATGTGGTGCATTTTGACGTGATGGACAATCATTATGTCCCAAATTTGACCTTTGGTAGCATGATTTGTCAGGCACTGCGTGATTATGGGATAACTGCCCCGATAGATGTGCATTTGATGGTGTCACCGGTTGATAGTATGATTGAGCAGTTCTTAAAGGCAGGCGCTAGCATCATTACCTTTCATCCAGAAGCCACGCAACATGTCGATCGCTCGTTACAGCTCATCAAAGATGGCGGCGCTGACTGTGGACTGGTGCTCAATCCTGCCACGCCGCTACACTATCTAGACTATGTGATGGATAAAGTTGACCAGATTTTATTGATGAGTGTCAACCCAGGGTTTGGTGGGCAAGCATTTATTGATGGTACCCTCAAAAAAATTGAAGCGGTGCGCGAAATGATTAGGCTATCGGGTCGCAATATTCGCCTTGAAGTCGATGGCGGTATCAAAGCCAGTAATATTGGTGCGGTTGCCGAAGCAGGGGCTGATATGTTCGTCGCAGGTTCAGCGATATTTAATCAACCTGATTATCGCCAAGCGATTGATGCGATGCGTGCCGAACTGGCATTGGTCAGTCGCTTGCCAGTTTAA
- the rluB gene encoding 23S rRNA pseudouridine(2605) synthase RluB, with protein MKDEKLQKALARLGLGSRRQMEDVIREGRVSVNGTVATIGDRVGQGDEIRVDGRLLRYTAENEKRRRILMYYKPEGEICSAHDPEGRPTVFERLPPLNHDRWVMVGRLDINSTGLLLFTNDGELAHRLMHPSNEIEREYAVRVMGEVTPEIMLNLKRGVMLEDGMAQFDDIVEKGGEGINKWYQVKLKEGRNREVRRLFESQGLKVSRLLRIRYGSVSLPRELRTGRYLELDRREIDTLAGLVNIRPRQGTGLYGIAKRRQERFEKKPLKARRGGHHLRRDKEKRSS; from the coding sequence ATGAAAGACGAAAAACTGCAAAAAGCCCTTGCCCGTCTAGGCTTAGGTTCGCGCCGCCAAATGGAAGATGTGATTCGCGAAGGTCGCGTCAGTGTTAACGGGACTGTCGCTACTATTGGTGACCGTGTCGGACAAGGCGATGAAATCCGAGTCGATGGACGTTTGCTACGCTATACCGCAGAAAACGAAAAACGCCGCCGTATCTTGATGTATTACAAGCCAGAAGGCGAAATTTGCTCAGCCCATGACCCAGAAGGTCGTCCTACGGTGTTTGAGCGCCTGCCACCTCTGAACCATGACCGCTGGGTAATGGTGGGTCGGTTGGACATCAACTCAACGGGTTTATTGCTATTTACCAATGATGGTGAACTGGCTCACCGTCTGATGCACCCATCGAATGAAATAGAACGCGAATATGCGGTGCGTGTGATGGGCGAAGTCACCCCTGAGATTATGTTAAATCTCAAACGTGGCGTCATGCTAGAAGATGGTATGGCACAGTTTGACGACATCGTTGAAAAAGGCGGTGAAGGTATCAATAAATGGTACCAAGTCAAACTCAAAGAAGGTCGCAATCGTGAAGTACGCCGCTTATTTGAATCGCAAGGCTTAAAAGTAAGCCGACTACTGCGTATCCGTTACGGCTCTGTTAGTCTCCCAAGGGAGCTTCGCACGGGTCGCTATCTTGAGCTAGATCGCCGTGAGATTGACACCTTAGCAGGACTTGTCAACATTCGCCCGCGCCAAGGCACAGGGCTTTACGGCATTGCCAAACGCCGCCAAGAACGCTTTGAGAAAAAACCGCTGAAAGCGCGCCGCGGCGGTCATCACTTACGCCGCGATAAAGAAAAAAGAAGTAGCTAA
- a CDS encoding DUF805 domain-containing protein, giving the protein MRWQLSGLISLALMIPNIAVGVRRLHDVNKSGWWMLIVFIIRCRKTTDFRRWI; this is encoded by the coding sequence ATGCGGTGGCAGTTGTCGGGGCTTATTTCTTTGGCGTTGATGATTCCCAATATCGCAGTCGGTGTTCGCCGTTTGCATGATGTTAATAAATCAGGTTGGTGGATGCTGATTGTCTTTATCATCCGTTGCCGTAAAACCACCGACTTTAGGCGGTGGATATAA
- a CDS encoding RNA-guided endonuclease InsQ/TnpB family protein, with protein MKTLKLRIRDKHTDKLNRLSGLVNFVWNYVNDLSYKHLQKTGKFFSAYDLNEYTKGSGELVGLHSQTIQAINETHAKARKQFKKAKLSWRTNNPKSKRKSLGWLPFKKSAIKHIATHQTGKKGLKSTLQLSLAKGQKLIIDLWDSYNLSLYQINTLEIVQDSRNRWYACITVKQYPKTTCGMGSVGIDLGLKDSATTSSGDKLTIKQTLKYAKDLAIAQRAKNKQRVKAIHAKIKNTRQDLIHKFTTQLVKDNALIVVGDVKTTQFNSKKGKLAKSVYDAGWFELKRQLTYKCENAGCRFEIVNERYTTQRCSCCGEITANSPKGRKSLGIREWICASCGTWHDRDINASKNILAVGLHRLAEGIPER; from the coding sequence ATGAAAACACTCAAGCTACGCATACGAGATAAACATACTGATAAACTCAACCGCCTAAGCGGTTTAGTGAATTTCGTATGGAACTATGTGAATGACTTGAGTTACAAGCATCTGCAAAAGACTGGTAAATTCTTTTCAGCTTATGATTTGAACGAATACACCAAAGGTAGCGGTGAACTGGTTGGCTTACACTCGCAAACCATTCAAGCCATCAACGAAACCCACGCCAAAGCTAGAAAACAATTCAAAAAAGCCAAACTATCATGGCGAACCAATAACCCAAAATCAAAACGTAAAAGCTTGGGTTGGCTACCGTTTAAAAAATCGGCTATTAAGCATATTGCCACGCACCAAACAGGCAAAAAGGGCTTAAAATCCACCTTACAACTATCTTTAGCCAAAGGGCAGAAACTAATCATCGACCTATGGGACAGCTACAACCTTAGCCTATATCAAATTAACACACTAGAAATCGTCCAAGACAGCCGTAACCGTTGGTATGCCTGTATTACCGTCAAACAATACCCTAAAACTACTTGCGGAATGGGTAGCGTTGGGATTGATTTAGGCTTAAAAGACAGTGCCACTACCTCAAGCGGTGACAAACTCACCATCAAGCAAACGCTCAAATATGCCAAAGATTTAGCCATTGCTCAACGAGCTAAAAACAAACAACGTGTCAAAGCGATTCATGCCAAAATCAAAAATACACGCCAAGACCTAATCCACAAATTTACCACCCAATTAGTCAAAGACAATGCCCTAATCGTGGTCGGTGATGTGAAAACCACCCAATTTAACAGTAAAAAAGGCAAACTAGCCAAATCGGTTTACGATGCAGGTTGGTTTGAACTCAAACGACAACTGACCTATAAGTGCGAGAACGCAGGTTGCCGTTTTGAAATCGTGAATGAGAGATACACGACCCAGCGATGTTCGTGTTGCGGTGAAATCACCGCCAATAGTCCGAAAGGTAGAAAATCGCTTGGAATAAGAGAATGGATATGTGCTTCGTGTGGCACATGGCATGATAGAGATATCAATGCCAGTAAGAACATTCTTGCGGTGGGGCTTCACCGTCTTGCAGAAGGAATCCCCGAACGATAG
- the scpB gene encoding SMC-Scp complex subunit ScpB, with protein sequence MTDFNQQHQLAQQHSKSIEAILHASETPITAKQLCHWLSINPNQLSMALTVLQQRLSQGALTLADTASGYRLQIANDFSPLIQQVFPQRQETLSQALLETLSVIAYKQPVTRGDIEQIRGVTVSSNILRQLFDKGWIIEQGFRDTLGRPALLHTTPAFLAAFGLKSLQDLPKLPDVQQLEI encoded by the coding sequence ATGACCGATTTTAACCAACAACATCAGCTTGCCCAGCAGCATAGCAAATCTATCGAAGCGATTTTACATGCCTCAGAAACCCCGATTACTGCCAAACAGCTATGTCACTGGCTGTCAATTAACCCAAACCAACTGAGCATGGCGCTCACGGTCTTGCAGCAGCGTCTATCGCAAGGCGCGTTAACCTTAGCGGATACCGCGAGCGGCTACCGATTGCAAATCGCCAATGACTTTAGCCCACTGATTCAGCAAGTTTTTCCTCAGCGTCAAGAAACCTTAAGCCAAGCGTTATTAGAAACGTTAAGTGTGATTGCTTACAAACAACCAGTGACGCGTGGCGATATTGAGCAAATTCGTGGCGTGACTGTATCGAGCAATATTTTACGGCAACTATTTGATAAAGGCTGGATTATTGAGCAAGGCTTTCGCGATACGCTGGGACGTCCTGCACTACTGCATACCACCCCAGCGTTTTTAGCCGCCTTTGGGCTTAAAAGCTTGCAAGATTTACCAAAGCTGCCTGATGTGCAACAGCTTGAGATTTGA
- a CDS encoding segregation and condensation protein A — MTNLAIRIFETPVQSLPEDLYIPPEAFAIWLEQFEGPLDFLLYLVKKNNFDITTTAILPITEQYLTYIDELDDNHFELAGDYLLMASTLIAIKSELLLPSPQQPEDEKNPTKQLIDRLEQYAQIKHASQRIDALMRLERDVFLAYASLPSPDILAKEMAPYPATMLADSLIKMQLKPDYQMHHVKADIVPLAERMASISRMLASLGQGTFHDILDKSQGKLGVVVSFVAILELAKQRMLKFVAQEDDNASDVSELTLIWASS, encoded by the coding sequence ATGACCAATTTAGCCATTCGAATTTTTGAGACGCCCGTTCAAAGTCTGCCCGAAGACCTTTATATTCCGCCTGAAGCCTTTGCCATTTGGCTGGAGCAGTTTGAAGGTCCGCTGGATTTTTTGTTGTACTTGGTCAAAAAAAATAACTTTGATATCACCACCACAGCGATTTTGCCGATTACCGAGCAGTACCTGACTTATATTGATGAGCTCGATGACAATCATTTTGAGTTGGCAGGCGATTATTTGCTGATGGCAAGTACCTTAATTGCTATCAAAAGTGAATTGTTACTACCAAGTCCGCAACAGCCAGAGGATGAAAAAAACCCCACCAAGCAGCTGATTGACAGACTTGAACAATACGCCCAAATCAAACACGCCAGTCAGCGTATCGATGCGTTAATGCGGCTTGAGCGCGATGTATTTTTGGCATACGCCAGTTTGCCAAGTCCTGATATATTGGCCAAAGAGATGGCACCCTATCCTGCCACCATGCTTGCCGACAGCTTAATCAAAATGCAGCTAAAGCCCGATTACCAAATGCACCATGTCAAAGCCGATATCGTGCCACTGGCAGAGCGTATGGCAAGTATTAGCCGTATGTTGGCAAGTCTTGGTCAAGGCACTTTTCACGACATATTAGATAAGTCACAAGGCAAACTGGGTGTGGTGGTGAGTTTTGTCGCCATTTTGGAATTAGCAAAACAGCGGATGCTAAAATTTGTCGCACAAGAGGATGACAACGCTTCCGATGTAAGCGAACTAACCTTGATATGGGCATCGTCATGA
- a CDS encoding nuclease-related domain-containing protein, with amino-acid sequence MVEKAANRKLPHDSYHDFQNVTLATDEGSTQIDHIYVSRFGIFVVETKNYKGWIYGKVKDAKWTQNIYGKKHLFQNPLRQNYKHIKTLENLLDLPNDVFHSVIVFTGECELKSNFPANICRLGNFTDYILSFDQQKLSDIQVQQICQLLAKNRLDNTLKTRHQHIQNLKKQHHK; translated from the coding sequence ATGGTTGAAAAAGCTGCTAATCGCAAGCTGCCACATGATAGCTACCATGATTTTCAAAACGTCACTTTAGCAACTGATGAGGGTTCTACGCAAATTGACCATATTTATGTGTCGCGTTTTGGTATTTTCGTGGTTGAAACTAAAAACTATAAAGGGTGGATTTATGGTAAAGTCAAAGATGCCAAATGGACGCAAAACATTTATGGCAAAAAACATCTTTTCCAAAATCCGTTACGACAAAATTATAAACATATCAAAACATTAGAGAATTTATTAGATTTACCGAATGACGTTTTTCATTCAGTTATTGTATTCACAGGTGAATGTGAATTAAAAAGTAATTTTCCAGCCAATATCTGCCGCTTGGGAAATTTCACAGATTATATTTTGTCATTTGACCAACAAAAACTCAGCGACATACAAGTTCAGCAAATCTGCCAATTATTGGCTAAAAATCGTCTTGATAATACGCTCAAAACTCGCCATCAGCATATTCAAAACCTAAAAAAACAACATCACAAATGA
- a CDS encoding O-methyltransferase produces the protein MSFAHFKAYTDRLYQIDKAFDDAQPNRLNRHRHLEPDSAEFLASLVISKRAKNILEIGTSTGYSTLWLGYALAQINRANTADTATLTSIDIDEWRLLTARNHLRTLQFDHNITLQQVDAKDFLRQSTAHFDVIFLDAERRFYGDYVADFKRLLTFGDMLIVDNVISHADEVAAFLSAFEQDSNYLCSTLSIGAGLFLAVKQSKD, from the coding sequence ATGTCATTTGCCCACTTTAAAGCCTACACCGATAGGCTTTATCAAATCGATAAAGCCTTTGACGATGCGCAGCCCAACCGTCTCAACCGACATCGCCACCTTGAGCCTGATTCAGCCGAGTTTCTTGCCAGTCTGGTTATCAGCAAGCGGGCTAAAAATATATTAGAAATCGGCACATCAACGGGCTATTCTACGCTATGGCTAGGCTATGCGTTAGCCCAAATCAATCGCGCCAATACCGCGGATACTGCCACGTTGACATCGATTGATATCGATGAGTGGCGATTACTAACCGCGCGCAATCACCTGCGTACCTTGCAGTTTGACCACAATATCACGCTACAACAAGTCGATGCGAAGGATTTTTTACGTCAGTCGACCGCCCATTTTGATGTGATTTTCTTGGATGCAGAACGCAGGTTTTATGGTGACTATGTGGCTGACTTTAAGCGATTGCTGACCTTTGGCGATATGCTGATTGTCGATAATGTCATTTCTCATGCCGATGAAGTAGCAGCGTTTTTGTCAGCCTTTGAACAGGACAGCAACTATCTGTGCTCTACCCTATCCATTGGGGCAGGATTGTTTTTAGCAGTTAAACAATCAAAGGATTAA
- the trpS gene encoding tryptophan--tRNA ligase, translating into MNDKTAAPRRILTGITTSGIPHLGNYVGAIRPAIQSAIQGASTGESDAYFFLADLHALIKCHDPEAIHASTKAIAATWLACGLDPDRVVFYRQSDIIEIPELTWVLNCNCAKGLMNRAHAYKAAVDANRETPDTDPDFGISMGLFSYPVLMAADILMFNATHVPVGKDQIQHIEMARDIAGTFNFRYCDPEKPIFVLPEAMVDDDTPLLTGLDGRKMSKSYGNTIPLFGDPSSNQPQIDGEKALRKAIMRIVTNSQLPEEPKNPDDSTIFEIYRAFASTEEQQLLRQRFEQGIGWGDAKEVLFEKINSEIAPFRARYNELMANPKELEEILQMGAEKARRDARKRLEKVRKAIGIKPLAKLKK; encoded by the coding sequence ATGAATGATAAAACAGCCGCGCCGCGCCGCATTTTAACTGGTATTACTACCAGTGGCATTCCCCATCTTGGCAACTATGTCGGTGCCATTCGCCCAGCCATACAATCGGCGATACAAGGCGCCAGTACGGGAGAAAGCGACGCTTATTTTTTCTTGGCGGATTTGCATGCACTCATCAAATGCCACGACCCTGAGGCGATTCATGCATCCACCAAGGCAATTGCTGCAACGTGGCTTGCGTGTGGTCTCGACCCTGATCGCGTGGTGTTTTACCGCCAGTCGGATATTATCGAAATTCCAGAGCTAACTTGGGTACTCAACTGTAACTGTGCTAAAGGTTTGATGAACCGTGCGCACGCCTACAAAGCCGCCGTAGATGCTAACCGTGAAACGCCAGACACTGACCCTGATTTTGGCATTTCGATGGGATTATTTAGTTATCCTGTGCTAATGGCGGCAGATATTTTGATGTTCAATGCCACCCATGTGCCTGTGGGGAAAGACCAAATCCAGCATATCGAGATGGCACGTGATATCGCAGGTACTTTTAACTTCCGCTATTGTGACCCAGAAAAACCGATTTTTGTATTGCCCGAAGCCATGGTAGATGATGACACGCCGCTACTGACGGGGCTTGATGGTCGTAAAATGTCAAAAAGCTATGGCAATACCATTCCGTTATTTGGCGACCCTTCATCAAATCAGCCACAAATAGATGGTGAAAAAGCGCTGCGAAAAGCCATCATGCGTATTGTCACCAATTCACAATTGCCAGAAGAACCCAAAAACCCCGATGACTCCACGATTTTTGAGATTTATCGTGCATTTGCTAGCACAGAAGAACAACAACTACTGCGTCAACGTTTTGAGCAAGGTATCGGTTGGGGGGATGCCAAAGAAGTGTTGTTTGAAAAAATCAACAGCGAAATTGCCCCTTTCCGAGCTCGTTACAATGAATTGATGGCGAATCCAAAAGAATTGGAAGAAATCCTACAAATGGGCGCAGAAAAAGCCCGCCGTGATGCGCGCAAACGCCTAGAAAAAGTACGAAAAGCCATTGGTATTAAGCCCCTTGCCAAACTCAAAAAATAA
- a CDS encoding lipid A biosynthesis acyltransferase — protein sequence MPKVSELQKLQSDNRTAHKPFQWQFLLPQYWGIWLGVALILPLIYLPLRYQFKIGHFLGKLLFGLIKSRRADTLTNLSLAFPELSEDERLEMAEKIFINAGVGVFESLCAWYRPDVFTRCVTVSGLHHVKNAQSQGKAVILLGIHSTLLDLGGRLTTMFTPLDVVYRPQNNALLDWFIFNARAKVYNDQISHRDMRHFAKNLKDNHVIWITPDQDFGLKQGVMADFFGVPAATLTAPRRMAKLGNKANPPAVMMLHFYRETPDEMPKGRKPHYHIIFSPVIDNYPTEDELADAKRINQLLENYIRIDPTQYMWFHRRYKTQPTGIRYYR from the coding sequence ATGCCAAAGGTGAGCGAGTTGCAAAAACTGCAATCAGATAACCGTACAGCGCATAAGCCTTTTCAGTGGCAGTTTTTGTTGCCGCAATATTGGGGGATTTGGCTTGGGGTCGCGCTCATTTTGCCATTGATTTATTTGCCGTTACGTTATCAATTTAAAATCGGTCATTTTTTGGGAAAATTATTATTTGGACTGATTAAGAGCCGCCGAGCCGATACTTTGACCAATCTGTCATTGGCGTTTCCAGAGCTCAGTGAAGATGAGCGTTTAGAGATGGCAGAGAAGATTTTTATCAATGCCGGTGTGGGTGTGTTTGAAAGCCTGTGCGCGTGGTATCGACCTGATGTATTTACCCGCTGCGTCACTGTATCTGGGCTGCACCATGTCAAAAACGCCCAATCGCAAGGTAAAGCGGTGATTTTACTCGGTATCCATTCGACTTTGCTCGATTTGGGTGGACGGCTGACCACCATGTTTACCCCACTGGATGTGGTGTATCGACCGCAAAACAATGCACTGCTTGATTGGTTTATTTTTAACGCGCGCGCCAAGGTTTATAACGACCAAATCAGTCATCGCGATATGCGCCATTTTGCCAAAAACCTCAAAGACAACCATGTGATATGGATCACCCCCGACCAAGATTTTGGGCTTAAACAAGGCGTGATGGCAGACTTTTTCGGGGTGCCAGCTGCCACTTTGACTGCACCACGTCGCATGGCAAAACTGGGCAATAAAGCCAATCCGCCTGCCGTGATGATGTTGCATTTTTATCGGGAAACCCCGGATGAGATGCCAAAGGGTCGCAAACCGCATTATCACATTATCTTTTCGCCTGTCATTGACAACTACCCAACCGAAGATGAATTAGCGGATGCCAAACGCATCAATCAGCTATTAGAAAATTATATCCGTATCGACCCGACCCAATACATGTGGTTTCATCGGCGCTATAAAACCCAGCCTACTGGTATCCGCTATTACCGCTAA